ATAACTCATATTGTCAAATCTGATAGTTTTGTTATCAAGAAGCCCGATCAGTTTATTTTAGAGTATAGAGATAAAGAGACGGACCTTGTCCAAATGGaacaaaagggaaaaagaaaaatcaagggAGAACTGAATACACCAGCTTCCAACTTTTTGTAATACGAATTGGAAGGAACAGtgatatgcatatatatatatatatatatatatatacacacacacacacactagaACAGGCAAAGCTTTATACTCTTTGTGGTTGCAAAAGATTTTCAGTAGTCTCttcgtaaagaaaaaaaattaaagaacagTTGAGATTCTACAAAAGGTGAACCCTTATGTCAGATATGGCTACCCAAATCTAAAGAGTGTCAAGTATTTGATTTACAAGAAAGGTTACTAgcaatgacatttttgaagccAGTATGACATTATATGCTTAGAGGACGGTCTGAGAGAGTTTTATAGTATTGGTCCAGGACGATACAATGATTCTCGCAGTTCAGAAATCGTGAGAATCACATCAATGAGTTCATTTCTAAGACGAATTAGCATAGACACTCAGGTTACCTGATCAAATTTTTCTTGTGTTATCAGTTTTAGTATGAACTATTGGAAGACGGAACACTTAAATCCTAGGTGCTATTCCTTTTGCTCCATCAATTTATGTATCTCATAAGTTTACTAATTGGTTGTTGtttatttatacttaaaaaagttttgtaatacatttttattgatctatttttattatgtaaGTAGCCATGTAAATggaaattcaataaataaaatatttatcacatGATCGTTTTTCCTTCATAATATTTGTTGGTTTCTTTTCCTACAATGTCTtatgaattttactttttatccATGACATGTTGCTCGAACAAGATAGTGTTTGTGAGTGTGAGTTATATGGTTTTCAGGAGTTGTTTCCTATAATTATGTTTGCAAGTTTTATTAGCCACTCTTGTTTAACATTTGATAATGGCACGATtactcatcttttttttttcatgaacatAGGGAGGAGAAACTATTCTCTTCTTTTGCAGTTTTTATTTCTTGGCATTTTCCTTTTGAGAACGACAATATCAAATTGATGCTTCGATTTTTTAATACATCTCAAAGcaattttctctttaatttttttctatataatttCGTCCAACTCATGACACACATATTCTAATTTTATGcattttattttaactcaaatgtatcaattaatatgaaatatacGTGTAACACATGTGTTCAAAtactaatttaatattaaaaagtatGAGTTGGTGTTCCTTTGTTAAGGTGGATGATCTccatatttgaatttattaatttattctatGCAAAGAATTTGAAGTGTCCCCAgatttttatttactttgatataataattgaataaaaattattttagttatacaaaaatattgaaatctttcatcatataaataatCGGAGAAATTTACTTCTCACAAATATACCTAgatcatatattatttaatcatgtatattatatatttaccagccatttttaatttaattgaacaCCTAATCACTAAGTTAATTCTTAtaaaaacttatattttattctaagaAGCGGCAAACTTTtgcttcttttattttcaaaattgatatataatgtttcttttaaaacattattatttattaatatgacaAAGTAGCAGTTGTTATTTTCTCTGTCTCTATATAGCTGTCTGTTTTAGATGTTTCATATATATTAAGACATTaattattactaaaaaaaggttataattttacttttaatttaaaagattatATAATTTCCTAAgttaataaatgtattttttggttTCAAAAAATATGCATTATAATTTAGTAGTACTAAAAAAATTTTCGAATTAAATAAaggtatattaaaaaaattattattattttttattttttactttttagaatgaataaataataaaaacagatataaaaggaaaaatgaacaagtaaatagaaatagaagaaatattatttatatatatttaggaAAGTGATGACAGTTGTGTTTTTCCACTAAGAAAGACTTTACTCTTTTTGTGAGTGATGGGGTTCCTATTCCATGTGATTGAATTACCGAAATTGGCATTCTTATGGAGATATCTCAAATTAACGGTGATTGTTTTCGTTACTCGGCTGGGACTCTGCAAACCTCCCCCTGAAGAAGACGATGCGGATTCAAGCTACAACCCCAATAGTTACATCCTTCTATTAGACGGCACTTGCCCTTCCCTTGTCACCGTTCCAATCGAGGTCGCCACCGCCGCCGTCAAGCTCAAAGTCCCCATACTCCTCTACAGCGATTACCTCATCTGCCGCCGCCGGAAATGCGGCCAATCAGTGAAGGGATGCTCGATCTGCCTTGAATCGATGGAGCTAGATGAGGAGGTCAGAGAGCTCATCACCTGCAGCCATGTCTTCCACAGGGGATGCCTTGATACTTGGGTGAACGATGGACACGTCACTTGCCCCTTGTGCAGATCTATGTTGCTACCTCCTAAGTTGACCTCTTTCCGATCTAATTCTCTAAATCCATCCATTAGTTAGTTTTCGATGCTTATTACAAACTTCTGCTTTAACTATAACAGATGCAAAATTAGTGTTTACAGACATTTCCTGTACAGAtttccatactttttctaataaaaaatctGATAAACTTATTGAGACTTTTGCATAAGCTGTAGAACAGTTACAAAGTTAGTTTCCTGTACAGATTGCAATACTATTGCTAATCAAAGCTCTGCTTTAAGCTCATGAGTTTTCTGAGCTCTTccatttttgtttgtttcttcCGTTTTTGATAGAGAGGTATGATGGttaggtttttcttttagtCAAGGAAAGAATGGTGGAAACCATCAACTTGCTGTCTATGGGCTTGGTTAAATAAGCATCCATACCAACCTGTAAGCATTTTGCTTCATCTGATGACATTGCATGAGCTGTCAGTGCAACAATGGGAATGTGTGTTCCCGTCCCCATTTCTGATCTTCTAATTGCCTTTGTTGCTTCATAACCATCCATCTTCGGCATCTGTTAAGAAGCAATTATATCAGCAAACACACAGCAGTTTCTTATAACCGTAAATTCATGCTCTACTTACTTGACAATCCATGAGGATCAAGTCATAAGGAAGGGAATGAGAGCCTTCAGCTTGGGAGGTAATTGAATTATCATCTTCCTGAAGAGATTCATTTCTACATTCATCTGAATTAGGCACGGGTTTCAGTGCTTCCACTGCCTGTAGTCCATCTCCTACAACAACCACTTTAGCTCCCAATTTTTCCAGCATTATGGTAGCGACTCTTTGAAGAACTGGGGTATCCTCAGCAAGCAGTATACATAAACCTGCTAGAGATTTCTGCCCTGCTACCTTATTTGAGCAGGCATTTGTGACCTCTTTGGTGGAGGTGCTTGTTAAATTATGTTCTCCATCCCTAGTTTGTCCCAGATGAGTCCTGTCAGGAGCATTTTCTTCCAGATCTACGCTATTGAAGTCAATGAAGTAGTTGTTTAAGGTCCCATAATGTGAAAGAGAGGCGTTGACAAAATTTTCTTCCCTCTTTTTTTCAGAAAGGAATGCAATTGCACATTTGTCATTTCCATTATCTGACTTGTCAGAATCATCCGAGCAGGCGATATCGGAGTGG
This window of the Solanum pennellii chromosome 2, SPENNV200 genome carries:
- the LOC107011349 gene encoding E3 ubiquitin-protein ligase RHA2B-like translates to MGFLFHVIELPKLAFLWRYLKLTVIVFVTRLGLCKPPPEEDDADSSYNPNSYILLLDGTCPSLVTVPIEVATAAVKLKVPILLYSDYLICRRRKCGQSVKGCSICLESMELDEEVRELITCSHVFHRGCLDTWVNDGHVTCPLCRSMLLPPKLTSFRSNSLNPSIS